From the genome of Candidatus Dormiibacterota bacterium, one region includes:
- a CDS encoding ABC transporter ATP-binding protein, translated as MGDAFVVFKDVHKAFGNKKVLDGITFDIRQGETMVVLGGSGSGKSVLIRHIIGLHRPDRGHVLVDGDDVVDYDEEELIPVRKKVAMLFQGGALFDSMNVLENVAYGLREHTDLPEEEIREAVRRKLSLVGLEGVEELMPSELSGGMKKRVALARSIAMDPRCILYDEPTTGLDPVTATTINELIRDLQRRLQVTSVVVTHDIASAFFVGDRIAYLFDGRMDFVGSVEEARSSKVPRLRHFLSGGREGSVATV; from the coding sequence GTGGGGGACGCCTTCGTCGTGTTCAAGGACGTCCACAAGGCGTTCGGGAACAAGAAGGTCCTGGACGGGATCACCTTCGACATCCGTCAGGGAGAGACCATGGTCGTTCTGGGGGGCAGCGGCAGCGGCAAGTCCGTCCTCATCAGGCACATCATCGGCCTGCACCGGCCGGACCGGGGGCACGTCCTCGTGGATGGCGACGACGTCGTCGACTACGACGAGGAGGAGCTGATTCCCGTCCGCAAGAAGGTGGCTATGCTGTTCCAGGGCGGCGCCCTGTTCGATTCGATGAACGTGCTGGAGAACGTCGCCTATGGACTCCGGGAGCACACGGACCTGCCCGAAGAGGAGATCCGCGAAGCCGTGCGCAGGAAACTGTCCCTGGTGGGGCTGGAAGGCGTCGAGGAGCTCATGCCCTCCGAGCTCTCCGGAGGGATGAAGAAGCGGGTGGCCCTGGCGCGCTCGATTGCCATGGACCCCCGGTGTATCCTGTACGACGAGCCGACCACGGGCCTGGATCCGGTCACCGCGACGACAATCAACGAGCTCATCCGGGATCTGCAGCGCCGGCTTCAGGTGACGTCGGTCGTGGTGACCCACGACATCGCGAGCGCCTTCTTCGTCGGCGATCGCATCGCCTACCTGTTCGACGGCAGGATGGACTTCGTGGGGTCGGTCGAGGAGGCCCGGAGCTCGAAAGTGCCGCGCCTGCGTCATTTCCTGAGCGGCGGCAGGGAAGGGTCCGTTGCGACTGTCTAG
- a CDS encoding MlaD family protein, whose protein sequence is MRLSRATKEISVGAFVSIGLILFAVGVMAISKEQRLFSRKSKYWTRFDNTSGLTEGSPVRLVGVQIGTVSEIEFPEDIRETKIKVAFSVDRAYANRIREGTQALLKSLTYLSQDKYIELTPGDPDRPTLPPNGYIEPGVSVWEETLQQSQGIADDVKEITASLRDLLIAINRGGGIMQEMIHNPEFGRQGVANLEGSLASLRRTLEGVEKGKGLAGAILTDEAFARKQVDNIDTALTHARSVMQKLDSEQGLVAQLGDPNGPGAQAMNDLRTTAASLRKTAEGIQQGRGLIGRLMHDEGYADGLLKKIDGAAGHADSILRKVDGGKGTIGGLVNDPQVYQSLKDVVAGIQKSRVGKGLVRHYGKKGAKEREGDEGAGQESEGEKQGTSDRGGEHGAEPEATPGP, encoded by the coding sequence TTGCGACTGTCTAGGGCGACCAAGGAGATCAGTGTCGGGGCCTTCGTCTCGATCGGCCTGATCCTGTTCGCCGTGGGGGTCATGGCGATCAGCAAGGAGCAGCGACTGTTCTCCCGCAAGAGCAAGTACTGGACACGTTTCGACAATACCAGCGGCCTGACTGAAGGGTCCCCGGTGCGGCTCGTCGGCGTGCAGATCGGGACGGTGTCGGAGATCGAGTTCCCCGAAGACATCCGCGAAACGAAGATCAAGGTGGCGTTCTCGGTCGACCGGGCCTACGCGAACCGCATCCGTGAGGGGACCCAGGCCCTGCTGAAATCGCTGACCTACCTGTCCCAGGACAAGTACATCGAGCTCACGCCGGGCGACCCGGACCGGCCGACCCTGCCGCCGAATGGCTACATCGAACCGGGCGTGTCGGTGTGGGAGGAGACGCTCCAGCAGAGCCAGGGGATCGCCGACGACGTGAAGGAGATCACGGCCTCGCTGCGGGACCTTCTCATCGCCATCAACCGCGGCGGCGGGATCATGCAGGAGATGATCCATAACCCGGAGTTCGGCCGTCAGGGGGTGGCGAACCTCGAGGGCAGCCTGGCCTCGCTGCGACGGACCCTGGAGGGGGTGGAGAAGGGGAAGGGGCTGGCGGGAGCGATCCTGACCGACGAGGCCTTCGCCCGGAAACAGGTCGACAACATCGATACGGCGCTGACGCACGCGCGCTCGGTGATGCAGAAGCTCGATTCCGAGCAGGGGCTCGTGGCTCAGCTGGGCGACCCGAACGGCCCCGGGGCCCAGGCGATGAACGATCTGAGGACCACGGCCGCCTCCCTGCGCAAGACGGCCGAGGGCATCCAGCAGGGACGCGGACTCATCGGCCGGCTCATGCATGACGAAGGCTACGCCGACGGTCTGCTCAAGAAGATCGATGGCGCGGCCGGTCACGCCGACTCCATATTGCGCAAGGTGGACGGTGGCAAGGGCACGATTGGAGGACTCGTCAACGATCCGCAGGTCTATCAGAGTCTGAAGGATGTGGTCGCGGGGATCCAGAAGAGCCGTGTAGGGAAGGGGCTGGTGCGTCATTACGGGAAGAAGGGAGCGAAAGAGAGAGAGGGCGACGAAGGTGCGGGACAGGAGAGCGAGGGAGAGAAGCAAGGCACGTCCGATCGGGGAGGTGAACATGGCGCGGAGCCGGAAGCCACGCCAGGGCCATAA